The proteins below come from a single Dermatophagoides farinae isolate YC_2012a chromosome 7, ASM2471394v1, whole genome shotgun sequence genomic window:
- the LOC124496373 gene encoding uncharacterized protein LOC124496373 isoform X1, with the protein MHSVNAILAQTTIRFESNASKIIHPYWRCNLDSIRRVSFAQYLLDKLSGNHSQQKIIEYETQNTCTYEDLGHYIRQAATLLNKHISAGEFIVFIGPNSFEYLALYFGAICNGAIPMNLPCNNNSLQDIRTFIIQHSVQYLVMNIDHGNEFDLVVIRKLLNSITQIKKIFLYGCVHTNDDSIDNEKIVHLGDWLNSNLNEINQLYKPINVVTVPCLAFNSNGTHQWPPRLFIHNHFSLVATSETIADGRIFEFRSIDKLLVYGSFEHLENILMFISAIVNGCSFVLLPSYDYVHIIDAIVRYRIYLAILPSNFLIKLLKDTGHNVKLEYLIKIIAFGGKISTILCQKFFHRFPNVRSIRHCYLMAETPTPITMLIRNSNDYDSAGFPLPNTQIKIHSLFDYDDEMLEANCCGLIAIGRERNMFAIGYLSNNSSRIMELNFQQTMNQSTADEHCHHRWLITQDIGFYDENGLIYLHGQYRYSSMELISIVQQSRIESYLLNHPLIAEAYVIETTTGKCAALVALKFVNTHLTPELNQQIVDYIKENVADLDEFFLFVQYNIPKTNCGRYIDCLIRKEIFNLINLEKKF; encoded by the exons ATGCATTCAGTCAATGCAATATTAgcacaaacaacaattcgtttcgaatcaaatgcatcgaaaattattcatccatATTGGCGTTGTAATCTGGATTCAATTCGTCGTGTTTCGTTTGCACAATATTTACTGGATAAATTATCCGGTAATCATTCACAACAAAAGATT ATTGAATATGAAACTCAAAACACCTGTACATATGAAGATCTTGGCCATTATATTAGACAAGCGGcaacattattgaataaacaCATTTCGGCTGGTGAATTTATCGTATTTATTGGaccaaattcatttgaatatttagCTTTATATTTTGGCGCCATTTGTAATGGTGCAATACCGATGAATTTACCTTGTAACAATAATTCATTGC AAGATATTCGAACATTCATCATACAACATAGTGTACAATATCTTGTAATGAATATTGATCATggcaatgaatttgatttggttGTCATTCGAAAATTGTTAAATTCAATCACACAAATCAAG aaaatttttctctatgGTTGTGTACacaccaatgatgattctattgataatgaaaaaattgtacatCTAGGTGATTggttaaattcaaatttgaatgaaattaatcaattatacAAGCCGATTAATGTCGTTACCGTACCTTGTTTggcattcaattcaaatggtACACATCAATGGCCACCAAGgctttttattcataatcatttttcattggttGCCACAAGCGAAACGATAGCCGATGGtcgaatttttgaatttcgttccattgataaattattggTTTATGGTTCGTTTGAACATCTTGAAAATATTCTCATGTTTATATCAGCCATTGTGAATGGATGTAGTTTTGTATTGCTTCCCAGTTATGATTATGTTCATATTATTGATGCCATTGTTCGATATAGAATTTATTTGGCTATTTTACCATCAAATTTTCTGATCAAATTGCTAAAAGATACTGGACATAATGTTAAGCTTGAATATctgatcaaaatcattgcATTTGGTGGCAAAATATCGACAATATTatgtcaaaaattttttcatcgttttcCAAATGTCCGTTCTATTCGTCATTGTTATCTGATGGCTGAAACACCAACTCCAATAACAATGTTGATAcgtaattcaaatgattatgattcagCCGGATTTCCATTGCCAAATACGCAGATTAAAATTCACAGTCTgttcgattatgatgatgaaatgttaGAAGCAAATTGTTGTGGTCTGATTGCCATTGGACGTGAACGAAATATGTTTGCCATCGGTTATCTTAGTAATAATAG tTCTCGTATAAtggaattaaattttcagcaaacaatgaatcaatcaacagCTGATgaacattgtcatcatcgatggTTAATCACACAGGACATTGGTTtctatgatgaaaatggtcTAATCTATTTGCATGGACAATATCGATATTCATCAATggaattgatttcaattgttcaacAATCTAGAATTGAATCCTATCTGCTTAATCATCCATTGATAGCAGAAGCATATgtcattgaaacaacaacaggaaaaTGTGCTGCATTAGTAGCATTGAAATTTGTCAATACACATCTAACACCGGAACTTAATCAACAAATTGTTGATTACATCAAAG AAAATGTTGCTGATTTAGATGAATTCTTTCTATTTGTTCAATATAATATACCAAAAACTAATTGTGGCCGCTATATTGATTGTCTAATACGTAAAGAGatatttaatttaatcaatttggaaaaaaaattctaa
- the LOC124496373 gene encoding uncharacterized protein LOC124496373 isoform X2: MHSVNAILAQTTIRFESNASKIIHPYWRCNLDSIRRVSFAQYLLDKLSGNHSQQKIIEYETQNTCTYEDLGHYIRQAATLLNKHISAGEFIVFIGPNSFEYLALYFGAICNGAIPMNLPCNNNSLQDIRTFIIQHSVQYLVMNIDHGNEFDLVVIRKLLNSITQIKKIFLYGCVHTNDDSIDNEKIVHLGDWLNSNLNEINQLYKPINVVTVPCLAFNSNGTHQWPPRLFIHNHFSLVATSETIADGRIFEFRSIDKLLVYGSFEHLENILMFISAIVNGCSFVLLPSYDYVHIIDAIVRYRIYLAILPSNFLIKLLKDTGHNVKLEYLIKIIAFGGKISTILCQKFFHRFPNVRSIRHCYLMAETPTPITMLIRNSNDYDSAGFPLPNTQIKIHSLFDYDDEMLEANCCGLIAIGRERNMFAIGYLSNNRLQTMNQSTADEHCHHRWLITQDIGFYDENGLIYLHGQYRYSSMELISIVQQSRIESYLLNHPLIAEAYVIETTTGKCAALVALKFVNTHLTPELNQQIVDYIKENVADLDEFFLFVQYNIPKTNCGRYIDCLIRKEIFNLINLEKKF, translated from the exons ATGCATTCAGTCAATGCAATATTAgcacaaacaacaattcgtttcgaatcaaatgcatcgaaaattattcatccatATTGGCGTTGTAATCTGGATTCAATTCGTCGTGTTTCGTTTGCACAATATTTACTGGATAAATTATCCGGTAATCATTCACAACAAAAGATT ATTGAATATGAAACTCAAAACACCTGTACATATGAAGATCTTGGCCATTATATTAGACAAGCGGcaacattattgaataaacaCATTTCGGCTGGTGAATTTATCGTATTTATTGGaccaaattcatttgaatatttagCTTTATATTTTGGCGCCATTTGTAATGGTGCAATACCGATGAATTTACCTTGTAACAATAATTCATTGC AAGATATTCGAACATTCATCATACAACATAGTGTACAATATCTTGTAATGAATATTGATCATggcaatgaatttgatttggttGTCATTCGAAAATTGTTAAATTCAATCACACAAATCAAG aaaatttttctctatgGTTGTGTACacaccaatgatgattctattgataatgaaaaaattgtacatCTAGGTGATTggttaaattcaaatttgaatgaaattaatcaattatacAAGCCGATTAATGTCGTTACCGTACCTTGTTTggcattcaattcaaatggtACACATCAATGGCCACCAAGgctttttattcataatcatttttcattggttGCCACAAGCGAAACGATAGCCGATGGtcgaatttttgaatttcgttccattgataaattattggTTTATGGTTCGTTTGAACATCTTGAAAATATTCTCATGTTTATATCAGCCATTGTGAATGGATGTAGTTTTGTATTGCTTCCCAGTTATGATTATGTTCATATTATTGATGCCATTGTTCGATATAGAATTTATTTGGCTATTTTACCATCAAATTTTCTGATCAAATTGCTAAAAGATACTGGACATAATGTTAAGCTTGAATATctgatcaaaatcattgcATTTGGTGGCAAAATATCGACAATATTatgtcaaaaattttttcatcgttttcCAAATGTCCGTTCTATTCGTCATTGTTATCTGATGGCTGAAACACCAACTCCAATAACAATGTTGATAcgtaattcaaatgattatgattcagCCGGATTTCCATTGCCAAATACGCAGATTAAAATTCACAGTCTgttcgattatgatgatgaaatgttaGAAGCAAATTGTTGTGGTCTGATTGCCATTGGACGTGAACGAAATATGTTTGCCATCGGTTATCTTAGTAATAATAGGTTA caaacaatgaatcaatcaacagCTGATgaacattgtcatcatcgatggTTAATCACACAGGACATTGGTTtctatgatgaaaatggtcTAATCTATTTGCATGGACAATATCGATATTCATCAATggaattgatttcaattgttcaacAATCTAGAATTGAATCCTATCTGCTTAATCATCCATTGATAGCAGAAGCATATgtcattgaaacaacaacaggaaaaTGTGCTGCATTAGTAGCATTGAAATTTGTCAATACACATCTAACACCGGAACTTAATCAACAAATTGTTGATTACATCAAAG AAAATGTTGCTGATTTAGATGAATTCTTTCTATTTGTTCAATATAATATACCAAAAACTAATTGTGGCCGCTATATTGATTGTCTAATACGTAAAGAGatatttaatttaatcaatttggaaaaaaaattctaa